Proteins co-encoded in one Halodesulfovibrio marinisediminis DSM 17456 genomic window:
- a CDS encoding Tim44 domain-containing protein, whose product MKMIRPIALLLMPVLAAVLVLGMADFADAKRFGGGRSFGSKPMFSKSYSKPVQKAPLNQNKSTATQTQQPRKGLFGGMGGMFGGLLAGTLLGSLLFGGGFGGIGFLDIILLVLAFFFLRKMFRSRRMETQQTAYQGGGHANYNQQSYAPPEDNYSTMQRQSHDAWSNLRSTPAGGSHAQDVQPEVTTPAGFDSEDFLKGAKMVFNRLQQSWDSRDLEDIKEFTTHEVFESIKQQAKEDPVPSRTEILMSNARLLEVKEEGDGILATVYFDVLMREDQSAQHPEQVREVWHFLKNHKDDSMWLLDGIQQLES is encoded by the coding sequence ATGAAAATGATTCGCCCTATTGCCTTACTCCTAATGCCAGTCCTTGCCGCCGTACTTGTTCTCGGCATGGCTGACTTTGCAGACGCCAAACGTTTTGGCGGGGGTAGGTCATTCGGCAGCAAGCCGATGTTCAGCAAGAGCTATTCTAAGCCCGTACAAAAGGCTCCGCTGAACCAAAACAAATCCACTGCCACTCAAACTCAGCAACCGCGCAAAGGCCTCTTCGGTGGCATGGGCGGCATGTTCGGCGGTCTCCTCGCAGGAACATTGCTTGGTTCCTTACTCTTCGGTGGCGGGTTCGGCGGTATTGGTTTCCTTGATATCATCCTACTTGTATTGGCGTTTTTCTTTCTCCGCAAAATGTTCCGTTCTCGAAGAATGGAAACGCAGCAAACCGCCTACCAAGGCGGGGGGCATGCGAACTATAACCAGCAATCATATGCACCACCTGAAGACAATTATTCTACCATGCAACGTCAGTCGCATGATGCATGGTCAAACCTGCGCAGTACTCCTGCGGGCGGAAGCCACGCACAGGATGTACAGCCAGAGGTAACAACTCCGGCAGGATTTGACTCAGAAGACTTCCTAAAGGGTGCCAAGATGGTATTTAACCGTCTGCAGCAAAGCTGGGACAGCAGAGATCTTGAAGACATTAAAGAGTTTACGACTCATGAAGTATTTGAGTCTATTAAACAACAGGCTAAAGAAGACCCTGTGCCTTCACGCACTGAAATTCTTATGTCCAATGCCCGCTTGCTTGAAGTAAAAGAAGAAGGCGACGGCATTCTTGCCACTGTCTACTTTGATGTGCTGATGCGCGAAGACCAGTCCGCACAGCATCCTGAGCAGGTACGCGAAGTGTGGCATTTCCTGAAAAACCACAAGGACGACTCCATGTGGCTTCTCGACGGTATCCAGCAGTTGGAAAGCTAG